From Oncorhynchus keta strain PuntledgeMale-10-30-2019 chromosome 25, Oket_V2, whole genome shotgun sequence, one genomic window encodes:
- the LOC118383323 gene encoding transmembrane protein 252-like: MDTRKHLCSLARMLLPALGFVLICVGAYLMSLHNAYNSSLCYILAYVLIAFGLCCLLTGVFWTICHGMKRKRQRSRSHHTTAHLHVYTVDRPSFHLPSYEESQHNHTSAFSATAAAAYSVLGLSEDGLRFNLAPPLYTQDISEAPDDTFNHEEPPAYSEMAMQLHREPQGLPQQPEHSGLDRVPCPELDGR, translated from the exons ATGGATACGAGGAAGCACCTGTGTTCCCTGGCCCGTATGTTGCTGCCTGCCCTGGGCTTTGTCCTCATCTGTGTGGGGGCCTACCTGATGTCCCTCCACAATgcctacaacagctccctgtgTTACATCCTGGCCTACGTCCTCATTGCCTTTGGCTTGTGTTGCCTCCTCACCGGGGTCTTCTGGACCATCTGCCATGGCAtgaagaggaagaggcagaggagcaGGAGCCACCACACCACTGCACACCTCCATGTCTACACCGTTGACAG ACCCAGCTTCCACCTTCCTTCATATGAGGAGTCTCAGCACAACCACACCTCTGCCTTCTCTGCTACTGCAGCTGCAGCTTACTCTGTGCTGGGGCTCTCTGAAGACGGCCTGAGGTTCAATCTGGCCCCCCCTCTGTACACCCAGGACATCTCTGAGGCCCCAGACGACACCTTCAACCATGAAGAACCACCTGCTTACTCTGAGATGGCCATGCAGCTGCACAGGGAGCCACAGGGGCTTCCACAGCAACCAGAACATTCCGGTTTGGACAGAGTTCCATGTCCTGAGCTGGACGGTCGATAG